The Vibrio echinoideorum DNA window AACAGCCGCCTTGATCGCACCATTGGCAAAGGTCATTCTATCCGTTGCTTTATGGGTAATTTCAACGCGCTCGCCAATATCAGCAAACATAGCGGTATGCTCACCAATGATGTCACCGGCACGAATGGTCGCAAAACCGATCTCATCTTTTGTACGCTCGCCCGTAATGCCTTCGCGTGACCATACAGCGACATCGTTTAGCTCGTTGCCCATCGCACCGGCGATCGCTTCGCCCATGCCAATCGCAGTACCAGAAGGTGCATCGACTTTATGACGGTGGTGAGCCTCTACGATTTCAACATCACAGTAATCGCCCATCACTTTAGCGGCCTTTTCTAGCAGCTTAAATACCAGATTTACACCAACGCTGTAGTTAGGTGCCATTACAATAGACATCTCTTTTGATGCTGCATCGATAACCTGCTTTTCTTCTTCAGAGAAACCAGTAGTGCCGATGATCAGTTTTTTACCGTGACGCTTACAAAGTTCAATATTCGCTAATGTGCTCACAGGTGCGGTAAAGTCGACGATCACATCAAACTCTTCAATCGCTTTCGAAAGGTCATCAACTAGAGCTACATCAAAACGACCTTCACCGCATAACTCGCCAACGTCAACACCGACCAAAGATGACTCTGGACGCTCTGAACCAGCACCAACGCTTGCTTCTGAATTATGGTGAGCGGCTTTCACCAAGTTACGACCCATACGGCCAGCTGCTCCTGCAATTGCAATTCTTACCACTGCGAATATCTCCATTGTTTTGGTTACCGTCACTGCTCATCTGTCGCAGCAACGTTCATTCGATTAATCTCTTTAAACTAACAACAATCTCAAACTCAGGCTAGCAATTACGAAAACTCTTTTATTACTCGCTCTAAAATTGGCACATTCGCTTCAGGGAATGCGTATTGGCTCAATGATTCAAGATCGACCCATTCACCTTGCTGGCCTTCTTTACCATAAGGCTGTTGCTCGAAATCAGTCACAAGGATGAAATCAAACTCAAGCGACTTGTCACTGTAATCAAACTCAAGGTGTTCAAACAGAGACTGTTCAGTCACCTTAATACCAATCTCTTCATCAAGTTCACGAGCCATCGCCTGCTCAATGGTTTCGCCCACTTCTACTTTACCACCAGGAAATTCCCAGAAACCGCCTTTGTGCTTGTCATCTGGGCGTTTAGTGATAAAT harbors:
- the dapB gene encoding 4-hydroxy-tetrahydrodipicolinate reductase → MEIFAVVRIAIAGAAGRMGRNLVKAAHHNSEASVGAGSERPESSLVGVDVGELCGEGRFDVALVDDLSKAIEEFDVIVDFTAPVSTLANIELCKRHGKKLIIGTTGFSEEEKQVIDAASKEMSIVMAPNYSVGVNLVFKLLEKAAKVMGDYCDVEIVEAHHRHKVDAPSGTAIGMGEAIAGAMGNELNDVAVWSREGITGERTKDEIGFATIRAGDIIGEHTAMFADIGERVEITHKATDRMTFANGAIKAAVWLNDKPAGFYTMTDVLGLNDL
- the mutT gene encoding 8-oxo-dGTP diphosphatase MutT; translated protein: MKRIHIVAGIIFNQDKSQVFITKRPDDKHKGGFWEFPGGKVEVGETIEQAMARELDEEIGIKVTEQSLFEHLEFDYSDKSLEFDFILVTDFEQQPYGKEGQQGEWVDLESLSQYAFPEANVPILERVIKEFS